One Mustela nigripes isolate SB6536 chromosome 5, MUSNIG.SB6536, whole genome shotgun sequence DNA segment encodes these proteins:
- the DYNLT1 gene encoding dynein light chain Tctex-type 1, whose amino-acid sequence MEDYQAAEETAFVVDEVSNIVKEAIESAIGGNAYQHSKVNQWTTNVVEQTLSQLTKLGKPFKYIVTCVIMQKNGAGLHTASSCFWDSSTDGSCTVRWENKTMYCIVSAFGLSI is encoded by the exons ATGGAAGACTACCAGGCTGCGGAGGAG ACTGCTTTTGTCGTCGATGAAGTGAGCAACATTGTAAAAGAG GCTATAGAGAGCGCGATCGGTGGCAATGCCTACCAGCACAGCAAAGTGAATCAGTGGACCACAAACGTAGTAGAACAAACTTTAAGCCAACTCACCAAGCTGGGAAAGCCATTTAAGTACATCG TGACCTGTGTGATTATGCAGAAGAACGGAGCGGGGCTGCACACGGCGAGTTCCTGCTTCTGGGACAGCTCTACGGACG GCAGCTGCACCGTGCGGTGGGAGAACAAGACCATGTACTGCATCGTCAGCGCCTTCGGGCTGTCCATCTGA